A stretch of Longimicrobium sp. DNA encodes these proteins:
- a CDS encoding TMEM175 family protein yields MTKGRLEAFSDAVVAILITIMVLELEVPHDADLNALRPLLPKFLTYVLSFVFLGIYWNNHHHMLHLAGRINGRILWANLHLLFWLSLVPFVTGWMGENHFAPLPVAVYGMVLLAAALAYWVLERAIIAEQGPESPLAQAVGSRWKENVSPVLYAAAIALAWVATWISLALYVLVALLWLAPDPRIEARLRSAAAPGHRAAE; encoded by the coding sequence ATGACCAAGGGCCGTCTCGAAGCGTTCAGCGACGCGGTGGTCGCGATCCTGATCACCATCATGGTGCTGGAGCTGGAAGTGCCCCACGACGCGGATCTGAACGCGTTGCGTCCGCTGCTGCCAAAGTTCCTGACCTACGTGCTGAGCTTCGTCTTCCTCGGCATCTACTGGAACAACCACCACCACATGCTCCACCTGGCCGGCCGGATCAACGGCCGCATCCTGTGGGCGAACCTGCACCTGCTGTTCTGGCTGTCGCTGGTTCCGTTCGTCACGGGGTGGATGGGCGAGAACCACTTCGCCCCGCTACCGGTCGCGGTCTACGGCATGGTGCTGCTCGCGGCCGCCCTGGCGTACTGGGTGCTGGAACGCGCGATCATCGCGGAGCAGGGCCCGGAGTCGCCGCTGGCCCAGGCGGTCGGCAGCAGGTGGAAGGAGAACGTCTCGCCGGTGCTGTACGCCGCGGCGATCGCGCTGGCCTGGGTCGCCACCTGGATCTCGCTGGCGCTCTACGTCCTGGTGGCGCTCCTGTGGCTCGCCCCGGATCCGCGCATCGAGGCGCGGCTGCGCTCGGCGGCTGCCCCCGGGCACAGGGCAGCGGAGTAG
- a CDS encoding succinate dehydrogenase iron-sulfur subunit — translation MPQVSLRILRFNPETDDRPYWAEYQVEADPTDRVLDALNTVKWYQDGTLTYRRSCAHGICGSDAMRINGVNRLACKVLIRDVGDTCTVEPLMGFRVIKDMVVDMEPFFAQYRSVLPFFVNDSRPPERERLQTVEDRERFDDTTKCILCAACTTSCPSFWADEEFVGPAAIVNAHRFIFDSRDDAAAERLEILNDREGVWRCRTIFNCTEACPREIRITKAIGEVKKAILYGTARA, via the coding sequence ATGCCGCAGGTGAGCTTACGCATCCTCCGCTTCAACCCCGAGACCGACGACCGTCCCTACTGGGCCGAGTACCAGGTGGAGGCCGACCCGACGGACCGCGTGCTCGACGCGCTGAACACGGTGAAGTGGTACCAGGACGGCACGCTCACCTACCGCCGCAGCTGCGCCCACGGGATCTGCGGCTCCGACGCCATGCGCATCAACGGGGTGAACCGCCTGGCCTGCAAGGTGTTGATCCGCGACGTGGGAGACACGTGCACCGTGGAGCCGCTGATGGGCTTCCGGGTGATCAAGGACATGGTGGTGGACATGGAGCCGTTCTTCGCGCAGTACCGCTCGGTGCTGCCGTTCTTCGTCAACGACTCCCGCCCGCCCGAGCGCGAGCGGCTGCAGACGGTGGAAGACCGCGAGCGCTTCGACGACACCACCAAGTGCATCCTGTGCGCGGCCTGCACCACCAGCTGCCCCAGCTTCTGGGCCGACGAGGAGTTCGTGGGCCCGGCGGCCATCGTGAACGCGCACCGCTTCATCTTCGACAGCCGCGACGACGCTGCGGCCGAGCGGCTGGAGATCCTGAACGACCGCGAGGGCGTGTGGCGCTGCCGCACCATCTTCAACTGCACCGAGGCCTGCCCCCGCGAGATCCGCATCACCAAGGCCATCGGCGAGGTGAAGAAGGCGATCCTGTACGGCACGGCGCGGGCGTGA
- the sdhA gene encoding succinate dehydrogenase flavoprotein subunit, whose amino-acid sequence MIHTHTYDALVVGGGGAGLMTAIYLSREPELRTAVISKLYPTRSHTGAAQGGICAALANLEEDHPEWHAFDTVKGSDYLGDQDAIEIMCEEAVPVIIELEHMGLPFSRTADGKIAQRPFGGHTHHFGQGPVRRSCYAADRTGHMILQTLYQNCIKNGVDFYDEFQVVDVLLSGDGRCCGVVAWHVQSGDLHVFHAKAVEFATGGFGRVWSITSNAHANTGDGVAVALRAGIPLEDMEFFQFHPTGIYRLGILITEGVRGEGGVLRNDHGERFMERYAPTMKDLASRDVVSRAIHKEIREGRGIGGKKYVYLDATHLGSEVIEHKLPDIADFCRTYLGIDPVKEPMPIQPTAHYAMGGIPTDVWCRAVDANNQVIPGLYAAGECACVSVHGANRLGTNSLLDLVVFGRRGGIDMARFCAEADLPPLPADPTARVEERFGALLATENGEPAAKLREEMQDVMQDDVGIYRTGEGMTEALGRIRELQERYRRVQVMDRGRQFNTDLLEAWELGNLLDLAEVTTLAALNRTESRGAHMREDYEKRDDAGWLKHSLVTRAEGGGLSISYKPVTITKFQPKERVY is encoded by the coding sequence ATGATCCACACGCACACCTACGACGCGCTGGTGGTGGGCGGCGGCGGGGCCGGGCTGATGACGGCCATCTACCTCTCCCGCGAGCCGGAGCTGCGCACGGCCGTCATCTCCAAGCTGTATCCCACGCGCAGCCACACCGGCGCGGCGCAGGGCGGGATCTGCGCGGCGCTGGCCAACCTGGAGGAAGACCACCCCGAGTGGCACGCGTTCGACACCGTGAAGGGGTCGGACTACCTGGGCGACCAGGACGCCATCGAGATCATGTGCGAGGAGGCGGTCCCCGTCATCATCGAGCTGGAGCACATGGGGCTGCCCTTTTCCCGCACGGCCGACGGGAAGATCGCCCAGCGCCCCTTCGGCGGGCACACGCACCACTTCGGGCAGGGTCCCGTGCGCCGGAGCTGCTACGCGGCCGACCGCACCGGGCACATGATCCTGCAGACGCTCTACCAGAACTGCATCAAGAACGGCGTCGACTTCTATGACGAGTTCCAGGTGGTCGACGTCCTGCTCTCCGGCGACGGCCGCTGCTGCGGGGTGGTCGCCTGGCACGTGCAGTCGGGCGACCTGCACGTCTTCCACGCGAAGGCGGTGGAGTTCGCCACCGGCGGCTTCGGGCGGGTGTGGTCGATCACCTCCAACGCGCACGCCAACACGGGCGACGGGGTGGCGGTGGCGCTCCGGGCCGGGATCCCGCTGGAGGACATGGAGTTCTTCCAGTTCCACCCCACCGGCATCTACCGCCTGGGGATCCTGATCACCGAGGGGGTGCGCGGCGAGGGCGGGGTGCTGCGCAACGACCACGGCGAGCGTTTCATGGAGCGCTACGCGCCGACCATGAAGGACCTGGCGAGCCGCGACGTGGTCTCCCGCGCCATCCACAAGGAGATCCGCGAGGGTCGCGGGATCGGCGGGAAGAAGTACGTCTACCTCGACGCCACGCACCTGGGCAGCGAGGTGATCGAGCACAAGCTCCCCGACATCGCCGACTTCTGCCGCACCTACCTCGGCATCGACCCGGTGAAGGAGCCGATGCCGATCCAGCCCACGGCGCACTACGCCATGGGCGGCATCCCCACCGACGTCTGGTGCCGGGCGGTGGACGCGAACAACCAGGTGATCCCGGGGCTCTACGCGGCCGGGGAGTGCGCGTGCGTCTCGGTGCACGGGGCCAACCGGCTGGGGACCAACTCGCTGCTCGACCTGGTCGTCTTCGGCCGGCGCGGGGGGATTGACATGGCGCGCTTCTGCGCCGAGGCCGACCTGCCGCCGCTCCCGGCCGACCCCACGGCGCGGGTGGAGGAGCGCTTCGGGGCGCTGCTGGCGACCGAGAACGGCGAGCCGGCCGCGAAGCTGCGCGAGGAGATGCAGGACGTGATGCAGGACGACGTCGGCATCTACCGCACCGGAGAGGGGATGACCGAGGCGCTGGGCAGGATCCGCGAGCTGCAGGAGCGCTACCGGCGGGTGCAGGTGATGGACCGCGGCCGGCAGTTCAACACCGACCTGCTGGAGGCGTGGGAGCTGGGCAACCTGCTGGACCTGGCCGAGGTGACCACGCTGGCGGCGCTCAACCGCACCGAGAGCCGCGGCGCCCACATGCGCGAGGACTACGAGAAGCGCGACGACGCCGGCTGGCTCAAGCACTCGCTGGTGACGCGCGCGGAGGGCGGGGGGCTGTCGATCTCGTACAAGCCGGTGACGATCACCAAGTTCCAGCCGAAGGAGAGGGTGTACTGA
- the sdhC gene encoding succinate dehydrogenase, cytochrome b556 subunit, translated as MATRNVRGLWTALRYRGREGMWSWLLHRVTGLGILAFLVIHVIDTAVVIYWPDFYDHTLDLYRSPFFRVAELLIFFSVLYHALNGLRIIVQDFWPMVMVHQRRLTWAVGGAAALAILPVAWIMLAPMLGLAEEPGAERHRRRLEAAQPAIESYQGPAARQPAAVPPLPEGPR; from the coding sequence ATGGCTACACGCAACGTCCGCGGCCTGTGGACGGCGCTGCGCTACCGGGGGCGGGAGGGGATGTGGTCCTGGCTCCTGCACCGGGTCACGGGGCTCGGCATCCTGGCCTTCCTGGTCATCCACGTGATCGACACCGCGGTGGTGATCTACTGGCCGGACTTCTACGACCACACGCTCGACCTCTACCGCAGCCCGTTCTTCCGGGTGGCCGAGCTGCTCATCTTCTTCTCCGTCCTCTACCACGCCCTGAACGGCCTCCGGATCATCGTCCAGGACTTCTGGCCGATGGTGATGGTGCACCAGCGCCGGCTCACCTGGGCGGTGGGCGGGGCGGCGGCGCTCGCCATCCTCCCGGTCGCCTGGATCATGCTGGCGCCGATGCTGGGCCTGGCCGAGGAGCCGGGCGCCGAGCGGCACCGGCGGCGCCTGGAGGCCGCGCAGCCGGCGATCGAGAGCTACCAGGGGCCCGCGGCGCGGCAGCCGGCGGCCGTCCCGCCGCTGCCGGAGGGGCCGCGATGA
- the mdh gene encoding malate dehydrogenase has protein sequence MDKITVVGAGNVGATAAQRVAEKELAREVVLIDVVEGIPQGKGLDQWQSAPIEGFDSRVVGSNGYEESAGSGIYIVTAGIARKPGMSRDDLLNTNAGIVRQVSENIARVSPDSIIIMVSNPLDVMCYVAMKASGFPRERVVGMAGVLDTARYRAFLAMELDVSVEDIQAMVLGGHGDTMVPLISYTTVSGIPVTQLIDRAKLDAIVDRTRKGGAEIVGYLKTGSAYYAPSAGAVQMAEAIVKDKKRILPCAAWLQGEYGMRDLFLGVPVKLGRGGMEKIVEVELTAEERAALEQSAEAVREPMRLVQ, from the coding sequence ATGGACAAGATCACGGTAGTCGGGGCGGGGAACGTGGGCGCCACGGCGGCCCAGCGCGTGGCGGAGAAGGAGCTCGCCCGCGAGGTGGTGCTCATCGACGTGGTGGAGGGGATCCCGCAGGGGAAGGGGCTCGACCAGTGGCAGTCCGCTCCCATCGAGGGCTTCGACTCCCGCGTCGTCGGCTCCAACGGCTACGAGGAGTCCGCCGGCTCGGGGATCTACATCGTCACCGCCGGCATCGCGCGCAAGCCCGGGATGAGCCGCGACGACCTGCTCAACACCAACGCCGGCATCGTCCGCCAGGTGAGCGAGAACATCGCCCGCGTGTCGCCCGACTCCATCATCATCATGGTCAGCAACCCGCTGGACGTGATGTGCTACGTGGCCATGAAGGCCAGCGGCTTCCCCCGCGAGCGGGTGGTGGGGATGGCCGGCGTGCTCGACACCGCGCGCTACCGCGCCTTCCTGGCCATGGAGCTGGACGTGTCGGTGGAAGACATCCAGGCCATGGTGCTGGGCGGCCACGGCGACACCATGGTGCCGCTCATCTCCTACACCACGGTCTCCGGCATCCCCGTCACCCAGCTGATCGACCGCGCGAAGCTCGACGCCATCGTCGACCGCACGCGCAAGGGCGGCGCCGAGATCGTGGGCTACCTGAAGACCGGCTCGGCCTACTACGCGCCCTCCGCCGGCGCCGTGCAGATGGCCGAGGCGATCGTGAAGGACAAGAAGCGCATCCTCCCCTGCGCCGCCTGGCTGCAGGGCGAGTACGGGATGCGGGACCTCTTCCTGGGAGTCCCCGTCAAGCTGGGGCGCGGCGGGATGGAGAAGATCGTCGAGGTGGAGCTGACCGCCGAGGAGCGCGCCGCGCTCGAGCAGAGCGCCGAGGCCGTCCGCGAGCCGATGCGGCTGGTCCAGTAA
- a CDS encoding tRNA (cytidine(34)-2'-O)-methyltransferase: MTPLPLADPLHVALYEPEIPPNAGNVARLCAATGSPLHLIGRLGFSFRHPQARRAVMDYWEDVDYTRHVAWDDFAAAVAGRRVWKLTTKAERTIWDAGFAPGDVLLFGPESRGLPDDLLAAEPGRSLRIPMREGARSLNLATAVGVALYEAIRQASGRDAGG, encoded by the coding sequence ATGACCCCGCTCCCGCTCGCCGACCCGCTGCACGTGGCGCTGTACGAGCCCGAGATCCCGCCGAACGCGGGGAACGTGGCGCGGCTGTGCGCGGCCACGGGCTCGCCGCTGCACCTGATCGGGCGGCTGGGCTTCTCGTTCCGCCACCCCCAGGCCAGGCGCGCGGTGATGGACTACTGGGAAGACGTGGACTACACCCGCCACGTGGCCTGGGACGACTTCGCGGCCGCCGTGGCGGGGCGGCGCGTCTGGAAGCTGACCACGAAGGCGGAGCGGACGATCTGGGACGCCGGCTTCGCGCCGGGCGACGTGCTCCTCTTCGGCCCCGAGTCGCGCGGGCTGCCGGACGACCTCCTCGCCGCCGAGCCCGGGCGCAGCCTGCGCATCCCCATGCGCGAGGGCGCGCGCAGCCTCAACCTGGCGACAGCCGTCGGCGTGGCGCTCTACGAGGCGATCCGGCAGGCGTCCGGACGCGACGCCGGAGGTTGA